Proteins from one Deltaproteobacteria bacterium genomic window:
- a CDS encoding SDR family oxidoreductase: MPAHMRAFREAVAVVTGGASGIGQALCKELGQRGATVVVADRNGSGAAEVAAAIAAAGGQAQAHAVDVTSWEAVEALVAGVVEQHGRLDYLFNNAGIGVLAEERDATLADWHKVLAVNLWGVIHGVRAAYPRMLRQGFGHIINTASLAGLTPAPMEVSYTASKHAVVGLSCALRVEAADLGVRVSVVCPGLIDTPILHTTEMRAVDGEGVRALIASGKPMAPAACAGVILRGVEKNKAIIVVGPLGRFGWWLTRLSPGLAMWFWRTQFLRRLRALRH; the protein is encoded by the coding sequence ATGCCGGCGCACATGCGCGCGTTTCGGGAGGCGGTGGCGGTTGTCACCGGCGGTGCGTCGGGGATCGGGCAGGCTCTGTGCAAAGAGCTGGGCCAGCGCGGGGCGACGGTGGTGGTCGCCGATCGCAACGGCAGCGGGGCCGCGGAGGTGGCGGCCGCGATTGCCGCCGCCGGCGGCCAAGCGCAGGCGCACGCCGTTGATGTCACCAGTTGGGAGGCCGTCGAAGCGCTGGTCGCCGGCGTGGTTGAGCAGCACGGGCGGCTCGACTACCTGTTCAACAACGCCGGCATCGGCGTGTTGGCCGAAGAGCGCGACGCCACCTTAGCCGACTGGCACAAGGTGCTGGCCGTCAATCTCTGGGGTGTGATCCACGGTGTGCGCGCGGCCTATCCGCGCATGCTGCGGCAAGGTTTCGGGCACATCATCAACACCGCCTCGCTGGCGGGACTGACGCCGGCACCGATGGAAGTCTCCTACACCGCTTCGAAGCATGCGGTGGTCGGGCTGTCGTGCGCCCTGCGGGTCGAGGCTGCCGATCTGGGTGTGCGCGTCAGCGTGGTATGCCCCGGGCTGATTGATACCCCGATCCTCCACACCACCGAGATGCGCGCCGTCGACGGCGAGGGCGTGCGCGCATTGATAGCCTCGGGAAAACCGATGGCGCCCGCCGCCTGCGCCGGTGTCATCCTGCGCGGCGTGGAGAAGAACAAAGCGATCATCGTGGTTGGACCGCTCGGCCGCTTCGGCTGGTGGCTGACCCGCCTCAGCCCAGGGCTGGCGATGTGGTTCTGGCGCACACAGTTCTTGCGGCGCTTGCGAGCCCTGCGGCACTAA
- a CDS encoding antibiotic biosynthesis monooxygenase, translating to MMTVIAKLKVQAGSEGAFRQAADKMIAHVKANEAGTPVYILHRSTGDPSEFMFYEVYADQAAFAAHGGSEAMQQFFGAVGGLLEGRPEITMWEELAGKK from the coding sequence ATGATGACCGTAATCGCGAAGTTAAAGGTGCAGGCCGGCAGCGAGGGCGCCTTTCGCCAGGCCGCCGACAAGATGATTGCTCACGTCAAAGCCAACGAGGCCGGCACGCCGGTGTACATCCTGCACCGTTCGACCGGCGACCCGAGTGAGTTCATGTTCTACGAAGTCTACGCCGACCAGGCCGCCTTTGCGGCCCACGGTGGCAGCGAGGCGATGCAGCAGTTCTTCGGCGCCGTCGGCGGCCTGTTGGAGGGCCGGCCGGAGATCACCATGTGGGAGGAGCTGGCCGGCAAGAAGTGA